In the Staphylococcus condimenti genome, one interval contains:
- a CDS encoding BglG family transcription antiterminator: MIARQIKLIQLFLNNEYQFLTSDEVASFLDVSNRTIRNDIKYINSSFLKDVIKSIKSRGYQLDTDRYSIEYIESRLKEYTDKDNKILMTLSYQLLMYEEQLTLSELEKEYHLTKNEILDYLNRIKAWCEKFDVIINMKQRKGLEVIGSETDINNAILHLNQLSSHENSVETLILNELPKAHVQIIKEVIKRTLGEFSVKTSDIQIEQLIIHLILIMKRRQIQNELISEEVNDEAFNISKRIVDEINGKLGYDINTETIQLFSFFIGYHFDKFDLGVQQLFIESYINLLIEKMEHRISVQFTKDKTLKENLYSHFSRTYLRIMKDVYLNNPLTKEIKTLYPFIFNILYEIVQRMSNDSGVELTEDEIAFLTIHFQSSIDRNEQDVIKVVIACFYGIGISQLLATKISKFSNRIEVIDTLKLEEIEQYDFSHIDLLMTTHQPENNKIPNHLELLQVTPLFNDNDQHQLQQFMNRKLKPTMQIDEMAEVNFIVGSTDDQEITMPLIFQKADEILNHNHASIDGYIETALEREKMSSTYIGKEIAIPHGDPEKISKSHVIIFRSNKGFYWKENKVKLVFFLAIAQRDIELTKRIIQTIAHIDEKTINELIYLDDAKFKDKLLNLIKG; encoded by the coding sequence ATGATTGCAAGACAGATTAAATTAATACAACTCTTTTTGAACAACGAATATCAATTTTTGACGTCTGATGAAGTTGCATCTTTCTTGGATGTTTCAAATAGAACGATAAGAAATGACATTAAATATATAAATTCTTCATTTTTAAAGGATGTAATTAAAAGTATAAAATCACGAGGATATCAATTAGATACAGATAGATATAGTATCGAATATATTGAATCACGATTAAAAGAATATACAGATAAAGATAATAAAATTTTAATGACCTTAAGTTATCAATTATTGATGTATGAAGAACAATTAACATTATCCGAATTAGAAAAAGAATATCACCTTACCAAAAATGAGATATTAGATTATTTGAATCGTATTAAGGCTTGGTGTGAAAAATTTGATGTAATTATCAACATGAAGCAACGTAAGGGATTAGAAGTAATTGGAAGTGAAACAGATATTAATAATGCTATTTTGCATTTAAATCAATTATCATCACATGAAAACTCAGTAGAAACATTAATTTTAAATGAACTTCCAAAAGCACACGTTCAAATAATTAAAGAGGTTATCAAAAGAACATTAGGAGAATTCAGTGTAAAGACTTCAGATATTCAAATTGAACAACTTATCATACATCTCATTTTAATTATGAAACGCCGACAAATCCAAAATGAATTAATAAGTGAGGAAGTTAATGATGAAGCTTTTAATATTTCAAAAAGAATTGTGGACGAAATTAACGGAAAGTTAGGATATGATATAAATACTGAAACTATTCAATTATTCTCATTTTTTATTGGCTATCATTTTGATAAATTCGATTTAGGGGTTCAACAACTTTTTATTGAAAGTTATATTAATTTGTTGATTGAAAAAATGGAACATAGAATCAGTGTACAATTTACCAAAGATAAAACGCTTAAAGAAAATTTATATTCACACTTTAGTCGAACATATTTAAGAATAATGAAAGATGTTTACTTAAATAACCCATTAACAAAAGAGATTAAGACACTATATCCATTTATTTTCAACATACTTTATGAAATTGTGCAGAGAATGTCAAACGATTCTGGTGTTGAATTGACTGAAGATGAAATTGCATTTTTAACCATTCATTTTCAATCATCTATAGATAGAAATGAACAAGATGTGATTAAAGTTGTTATTGCGTGCTTTTATGGTATCGGTATTTCTCAATTATTAGCTACAAAAATTTCGAAATTCAGCAATCGTATTGAAGTGATAGATACACTTAAATTAGAAGAGATTGAACAGTATGATTTTAGTCATATTGATTTATTAATGACTACACATCAGCCTGAAAATAACAAAATACCGAATCATTTAGAATTGTTGCAAGTGACTCCTTTGTTCAATGATAATGATCAACATCAGTTACAACAGTTTATGAATAGAAAATTAAAACCAACAATGCAGATTGACGAAATGGCAGAAGTTAATTTTATAGTAGGAAGTACTGACGACCAAGAGATAACGATGCCTTTAATTTTTCAAAAAGCAGATGAAATTTTGAATCATAACCATGCATCGATTGATGGATACATTGAAACTGCATTAGAGCGAGAAAAAATGTCTTCTACGTATATTGGTAAAGAAATTGCTATTCCACATGGTGATCCAGAAAAGATTTCAAAATCGCATGTTATTATCTTTAGAAGTAATAAAGGGTTTTACTGGAAAGAGAATAAAGTTAAGCTTGTGTTCTTTTTAGCAATAGCTCAAAGAGATATTGAACTTACGAAACGTATTATCCAAACGATAGCTCATATAGATGAAAAGACAATCAATGAACTTATATATTTAGATGATGCGAAATTTAAAGATAAATTATTAAACTTGATTAAGGGATAA
- a CDS encoding PTS fructose transporter subunit IIABC → MKILAITSCPNGIAHTYMAQEKLEQAAKEMGVDIKVETQGGVGAENVLTAKEIREADGIIIAADRQVDLSRFNGKRLINENVREGIHHPKDLIQRIIDQNAPIHHEKGASDNDSYEDEEKKKSGVQMVYQHLMNGVSFMVPFIVVGGLLIAIALTLGGEPSAKGLVIPDDSFWKSIEKIGALSFSFMVPILAGYIAYSIADKPGLVPGMIGGAIAADGSFYGSEAGAGFLGGIVAGFLAGYIAKWIKNVKVPKAMAPIMPIIIIPIISSVIVGLIFIFLIGAPISGIFTALTGWLKGMQGANIVVLALIIGAMIAFDMGGPVNKVAFLFGSALIAEGNYAVMGMVAVAVCTPPIGLGLATFLQKGKFNNSEQEMGKASFTMGLFGITEGAIPFAAQDPLRIIPANMIGAMVAAVIAALGGVGDRVAHGGPIVAVLGGIQHVLWFFVAVIIGSLITMFTVLLFKKNTPVAVLEGEGVLEGGIGDEQSRSNSQVAESHTENNEQKDDDSVFHKDLIELRQESMQRDNAIDQLLERLKDAGYIESLDKVKEAVLQREAESTTAIGMNVAIPHAKSDAVKQPAVAVLQDKQGIEWESLDGTLPKIVFLIVVPNNSNDTHLKLLQRLSRALMDDETRENLINATTKDEIYNILKMI, encoded by the coding sequence ATGAAAATTTTAGCGATTACATCTTGTCCGAATGGTATCGCTCACACATATATGGCTCAAGAAAAATTAGAACAAGCAGCTAAAGAAATGGGTGTAGATATTAAAGTTGAGACACAAGGTGGCGTTGGCGCAGAAAATGTATTAACAGCTAAAGAAATCAGAGAAGCTGATGGAATAATCATAGCAGCAGATAGACAAGTAGATTTATCTCGCTTTAATGGAAAGCGTTTAATTAACGAAAATGTTAGGGAAGGCATCCACCACCCTAAAGATCTGATTCAACGTATCATTGATCAAAATGCACCTATCCATCACGAAAAAGGTGCTTCTGATAATGATTCATATGAGGATGAAGAGAAAAAGAAAAGCGGTGTTCAAATGGTATATCAACATTTGATGAATGGTGTATCTTTTATGGTTCCGTTTATCGTAGTTGGTGGACTATTAATTGCAATCGCTTTAACACTTGGCGGTGAACCTTCAGCAAAAGGTTTAGTTATTCCAGATGATTCATTCTGGAAATCTATTGAGAAAATCGGAGCACTGTCATTTAGCTTTATGGTTCCTATTTTAGCGGGATATATCGCTTATAGTATAGCTGATAAACCAGGCCTAGTACCCGGTATGATAGGGGGAGCAATTGCAGCAGATGGCAGCTTTTATGGAAGTGAAGCAGGCGCAGGTTTCTTAGGAGGTATCGTTGCAGGTTTCCTTGCAGGTTATATTGCTAAATGGATTAAAAATGTTAAAGTTCCAAAAGCAATGGCACCAATTATGCCTATCATTATCATACCAATAATTTCTTCAGTTATTGTTGGACTTATTTTTATATTCTTAATAGGTGCACCAATTTCAGGTATATTTACTGCTTTAACAGGTTGGCTAAAAGGTATGCAAGGTGCTAATATCGTTGTCCTAGCTCTAATTATAGGTGCAATGATTGCCTTTGATATGGGCGGGCCAGTTAACAAAGTAGCCTTTTTATTTGGTTCAGCTTTAATTGCTGAAGGTAACTATGCAGTTATGGGTATGGTTGCTGTTGCGGTATGTACACCTCCAATCGGTTTAGGTTTAGCAACATTTTTACAAAAAGGTAAATTCAATAATTCAGAACAAGAAATGGGTAAAGCTTCATTCACAATGGGATTATTTGGTATTACTGAAGGTGCAATTCCATTTGCTGCGCAAGACCCACTTCGTATTATCCCAGCCAATATGATTGGAGCAATGGTAGCAGCAGTTATCGCTGCATTAGGTGGCGTAGGAGACAGAGTAGCACATGGTGGACCTATCGTAGCTGTACTTGGCGGTATTCAACATGTTCTATGGTTCTTTGTGGCAGTTATCATAGGTAGTTTAATTACAATGTTTACTGTTTTGCTATTTAAAAAGAATACACCTGTAGCTGTATTGGAAGGTGAAGGTGTTTTAGAAGGTGGAATAGGTGATGAGCAGTCTCGCTCAAATAGTCAGGTTGCAGAATCACACACTGAAAATAATGAACAAAAAGATGATGATTCAGTTTTCCACAAAGATTTAATTGAATTAAGACAAGAATCAATGCAAAGAGATAACGCTATTGATCAGTTATTAGAGAGACTAAAAGATGCTGGATATATTGAAAGTTTGGATAAAGTAAAAGAAGCTGTATTACAACGAGAAGCAGAATCTACAACAGCTATAGGAATGAATGTTGCAATTCCACATGCAAAATCAGATGCTGTAAAGCAACCTGCTGTGGCTGTTTTACAAGATAAACAAGGAATTGAATGGGAAAGTTTAGACGGAACTTTACCGAAAATCGTATTCTTGATTGTAGTACCTAATAACAGTAACGACACACATCTGAAATTACTGCAAAGATTATCTAGAGCATTGATGGATGATGAAACAAGAGAAAATCTTATTAATGCAACAACGAAAGATGAAATTTATAACATTTTAAAAATGATATAA
- the manA gene encoding mannose-6-phosphate isomerase, class I produces MALFLKPVFQERIWGGTALNQFNYDIPNDLTGECWAISALPNGSNIIENGKHKGKTLEQVWNEDKSLFGNDTHEDFPLLTKILDANDKLSVQVHPDDVYAKEHGLGYGKTECWYILDAKDDAEIIYGVNVDNKEELEKLIDEQRFEELFHTVKVKPGDFFYVPAGTVHAIGSGILILETQQSSDTTYRIYDYDRKDKNGKTRDLHLEQSKEVIDVNIQNPNTKPIHEIREGQSFTQFVSNEFFTVEKWDINGELSFEKPSEYYLVSVIEGTGSVNVDGEKTVVEKGSHFIITADDQHIEFQGDMSIIVSYV; encoded by the coding sequence ATGGCTTTATTTTTAAAACCCGTATTTCAAGAAAGAATTTGGGGCGGTACGGCATTAAATCAGTTTAATTATGATATACCGAATGATTTAACAGGGGAATGCTGGGCAATTTCAGCACTTCCTAATGGATCAAATATTATAGAGAATGGGAAACATAAAGGGAAAACTTTAGAACAAGTTTGGAATGAAGATAAAAGCTTATTCGGTAATGATACCCATGAGGATTTTCCGTTACTAACTAAAATTCTAGATGCAAATGATAAATTATCAGTTCAAGTTCATCCAGACGATGTGTATGCTAAAGAACATGGTCTCGGATATGGTAAAACAGAATGTTGGTACATTTTAGATGCAAAAGATGATGCTGAAATCATATATGGCGTGAATGTTGATAATAAAGAAGAATTGGAAAAACTAATTGATGAACAGCGATTTGAAGAGTTATTTCATACGGTCAAAGTAAAACCAGGAGACTTCTTCTATGTTCCTGCTGGGACTGTGCATGCAATAGGCTCAGGAATATTGATATTGGAAACACAACAATCTTCAGATACAACTTATCGTATTTATGACTATGATAGAAAAGATAAAAATGGAAAAACACGTGATTTACATTTAGAACAAAGCAAAGAAGTTATCGATGTAAATATACAAAATCCTAACACTAAACCTATTCATGAAATACGAGAAGGACAATCTTTTACACAATTTGTATCTAATGAATTTTTCACAGTAGAAAAATGGGATATTAATGGTGAATTATCTTTTGAAAAACCATCAGAATATTACTTGGTTTCAGTTATTGAAGGTACAGGAAGTGTTAATGTCGATGGAGAAAAAACTGTTGTTGAAAAAGGTAGCCATTTTATCATAACAGCAGATGATCAACATATTGAATTTCAGGGTGATATGAGTATTATAGTGAGTTATGTTTAA
- a CDS encoding NAD-dependent epimerase/dehydratase family protein, with protein MTKIFVTGATGLIGTKLTKRLLEEGYEVAGLTTSQNGKEKLQNSGVTPYVGDIFDYDTIDEAIGDFKPDVIMNEITDLKNVDMAANTKVRIEGTKNLVDAAIKHDVENLQSQSIAFVYEGGEGLVTEETPLDYNATGDRKVTVDGVEGLENETKRIKNHVILRYGWLYGPGTWYGEDGMIYNQFKDGKVDMTDGVLSFTHIDDAVETAIQALNFETGTYNVADDDPVKGDVWADWYANQLNVSPEINIKPAEPFERGVSNEKFKDQGGTLIYPSWKDGMKDIK; from the coding sequence ATGACTAAAATATTTGTAACAGGTGCTACAGGATTAATCGGTACGAAATTAACAAAACGATTATTAGAAGAAGGTTATGAAGTCGCTGGCCTTACAACTTCTCAAAATGGTAAAGAAAAGTTACAGAATTCTGGCGTAACACCGTATGTTGGTGATATTTTCGATTACGACACAATAGATGAAGCTATCGGAGATTTCAAGCCAGATGTCATTATGAATGAAATTACTGACTTAAAAAATGTTGATATGGCAGCTAATACGAAAGTTAGAATTGAAGGTACCAAAAACCTAGTGGATGCGGCAATTAAGCATGATGTAGAAAACCTTCAATCTCAAAGTATCGCATTTGTATATGAAGGCGGAGAAGGTTTAGTAACTGAAGAAACACCTTTAGATTACAATGCTACAGGAGATCGTAAAGTTACTGTAGATGGTGTTGAAGGTTTAGAAAATGAAACAAAACGCATTAAAAACCATGTTATTTTACGTTATGGCTGGTTATATGGACCAGGCACTTGGTATGGCGAAGATGGCATGATTTATAATCAATTTAAAGATGGCAAAGTAGATATGACTGATGGCGTACTCTCATTTACCCATATTGATGATGCTGTTGAAACAGCAATACAAGCATTAAACTTTGAAACAGGTACTTACAATGTCGCAGATGATGATCCGGTTAAAGGTGATGTTTGGGCTGATTGGTATGCCAATCAATTAAATGTTTCTCCCGAGATTAACATTAAACCTGCAGAACCATTTGAGCGTGGTGTAAGCAATGAGAAATTTAAAGATCAAGGTGGCACTTTGATTTACCCTTCATGGAAAGACGGAATGAAAGATATTAAATAA
- a CDS encoding ArsR/SmtB family transcription factor gives MGEETLEIFKRGTRILNILQDEKRQQILVLLCKEKQLTVNEITSLLPISRPAVSHHLKLMLDAGLLSVTQTGLERYYSSDLDDTLEWLKELTNSLEANLKK, from the coding sequence ATGGGAGAAGAGACTTTAGAAATATTTAAAAGAGGAACACGTATTTTAAATATTCTTCAAGACGAAAAAAGACAACAAATTCTTGTGTTATTGTGCAAGGAGAAACAACTGACAGTGAATGAAATCACATCATTGTTACCCATTTCACGACCCGCTGTTTCTCATCACTTAAAATTAATGTTGGATGCAGGTCTTTTATCAGTAACTCAAACAGGACTTGAACGCTATTACAGTTCTGATTTGGATGACACTTTAGAATGGTTGAAAGAACTGACAAATTCGCTTGAAGCAAATTTAAAAAAATAA
- a CDS encoding NAD(P)H-binding protein has protein sequence MQTVLGSNGQIGQEIAKELYKNYTKDIRLVSRKPGKIHDTDEVVPADLMKYEDTLNAIEGSDIVYFAVGLPADTEM, from the coding sequence ATGCAAACAGTTTTAGGAAGTAATGGACAAATCGGCCAAGAAATCGCGAAAGAACTTTATAAAAACTATACTAAAGATATTCGATTGGTAAGTAGAAAACCTGGAAAAATTCATGATACAGATGAAGTTGTTCCAGCTGATTTAATGAAATATGAAGATACTTTAAACGCTATTGAAGGCAGTGACATTGTTTATTTTGCTGTCGGCTTACCAGCTGATACAGAAATGTGA
- a CDS encoding NAD-dependent epimerase/dehydratase family protein, whose translation MENVIKACEETHSKLAFFDNTYMYEKNANVQTETSPFRPVGGKSKVRAKMAEMLLSAMKDGKIEALIGRAPEFYGPDLTQSITNSLVFNRVKDGKKAIVPVSDSVLRTLIWTPDASRALALLGNTPDAFGQTWHLPTDKSVTYKKIIEITEEVTGKNIKYSVVPMWVFKIGSLFNKQVKELMELLPRYKYDNIFNSNKFKQRFPDFKITTYKEGIQQVFKK comes from the coding sequence ATGGAAAATGTCATTAAAGCTTGTGAAGAAACACATAGTAAACTTGCATTTTTCGATAATACTTATATGTATGAAAAAAATGCAAATGTACAAACAGAAACAAGCCCTTTCCGTCCAGTAGGAGGAAAATCTAAAGTTCGTGCGAAAATGGCAGAGATGTTATTGTCAGCGATGAAAGATGGAAAAATTGAAGCTCTCATCGGACGTGCCCCAGAATTCTACGGCCCAGATTTAACACAAAGTATCACAAATTCTTTAGTCTTCAATCGTGTTAAAGACGGTAAAAAAGCCATTGTTCCTGTTAGTGATTCTGTTTTACGTACTTTAATTTGGACACCAGATGCAAGCCGTGCGTTAGCTTTACTTGGTAATACCCCTGACGCTTTTGGACAAACATGGCACTTGCCGACAGATAAAAGTGTCACTTACAAAAAAATAATTGAAATCACAGAAGAAGTAACTGGCAAAAATATTAAATATTCAGTAGTTCCAATGTGGGTATTTAAAATAGGCAGCCTTTTCAACAAACAAGTTAAAGAATTGATGGAACTGTTACCAAGATATAAATATGACAACATTTTCAATTCAAATAAATTTAAACAAAGATTCCCAGACTTTAAAATCACAACTTACAAAGAAGGCATTCAACAAGTCTTTAAAAAGTAA
- a CDS encoding type 1 glutamine amidotransferase domain-containing protein produces the protein MKKIMIVNTSSDHFGENEKPTGLWLGELVHFYDYFNNDNYQIDLFNIEGGNTPIDPVSLKPYTLDKVTKKYYEDEQFMELLKNSPAVSDANPSEYDVIYFTGGHGVMFDFPENQDIQRAIKEIYSNGGIVSAVCHGLAALLNVKDDNGRFLIDHKAITGFSNVEEVLANRKKLVPFMLEDELKKRGANYSKAKLPLRPYVEVDGRLVTGQNPESPKQVAEAVSKIL, from the coding sequence ATGAAAAAAATAATGATTGTTAATACAAGCAGCGATCACTTTGGGGAAAACGAAAAACCTACAGGATTATGGTTAGGAGAACTTGTGCATTTCTATGACTATTTCAATAATGATAATTATCAAATTGATTTATTCAATATAGAAGGTGGTAATACACCGATTGATCCAGTTAGTTTGAAACCTTACACTTTAGACAAAGTGACAAAAAAATATTATGAAGATGAACAATTTATGGAATTACTGAAAAATTCACCAGCAGTGAGTGATGCGAACCCAAGTGAATATGATGTAATTTACTTTACTGGCGGACATGGTGTGATGTTTGATTTTCCTGAAAATCAAGACATACAACGTGCAATTAAAGAGATATACAGCAATGGCGGAATTGTTTCTGCTGTATGTCATGGTTTAGCTGCTTTATTGAATGTCAAAGATGATAATGGCAGATTCCTTATAGATCATAAAGCTATTACAGGTTTTTCTAATGTGGAAGAAGTATTAGCTAATCGTAAAAAATTAGTTCCATTCATGTTAGAAGACGAGTTGAAAAAACGTGGTGCAAACTACAGCAAAGCTAAATTACCGTTAAGACCGTATGTTGAGGTAGACGGTCGATTGGTAACAGGTCAAAATCCAGAATCACCAAAACAAGTTGCAGAAGCTGTTTCTAAAATATTATAA
- a CDS encoding NAD-dependent protein deacylase: MENKIEQLKEIINDSNKITFFTGAGISVASGIPDFRSIGGLYDEISKKGLSPEYLLSTEYFQNDPDGFINFCHEYLLFADKKPNIVHDWIAELENEGKSLGVITQNIDGLHTDAGSEEVDELHGTLNRFYCIECAQDYSKSEVIEKNLRHCENCGGPIRPDIVLYGEMLNQSTIFSALNKIKEADTLVVLGSSLVVQPAAGLISNFEGKNLVIINLDTTPYDHDADLVIHEDMVKVIEALKNEA, translated from the coding sequence ATGGAAAATAAAATTGAACAGTTAAAAGAAATTATTAATGATTCTAATAAGATTACATTTTTTACAGGTGCTGGCATTTCTGTCGCGAGCGGTATTCCTGATTTTCGTTCTATCGGCGGTTTATATGATGAAATTTCAAAAAAAGGATTATCTCCTGAGTACTTATTAAGTACAGAGTATTTTCAAAATGACCCTGATGGCTTTATCAATTTCTGTCATGAGTATTTATTATTCGCTGATAAAAAACCGAATATTGTACATGATTGGATTGCTGAATTAGAAAATGAAGGTAAATCTTTGGGTGTCATCACTCAAAATATTGATGGCTTGCATACAGATGCCGGGAGTGAAGAAGTGGATGAACTCCATGGTACATTAAATCGTTTTTACTGTATTGAATGCGCCCAAGACTATTCTAAAAGTGAAGTCATTGAAAAAAATCTGCGTCATTGTGAAAATTGCGGTGGTCCCATCAGACCTGACATTGTGCTGTATGGAGAAATGTTGAATCAAAGTACGATTTTCAGTGCGTTGAATAAGATTAAAGAAGCGGATACTCTCGTTGTCTTAGGTTCATCTCTTGTAGTACAACCTGCAGCTGGATTAATTTCAAACTTTGAAGGCAAAAATCTAGTGATTATTAATTTAGATACAACACCTTATGATCATGATGCAGATTTAGTAATTCATGAAGATATGGTTAAAGTCATCGAAGCGTTAAAGAACGAAGCATAA
- the mepA gene encoding multidrug efflux MATE transporter MepA (MepA (multidrug export protein A), as described originally in Staphylococcus aureus, is a MATE transporter shown to be over-expressed after culturing in the presence of tigecycline, owing to mutation of its repressor MepR, and then to be one of several factors contributing to elevated tigecycline resistance.), with translation MKDEQLYYFEKSPIFKAMMHFSLPMMIGTLLSVIYGILNIYFIGFLGDSHMISAISLTLPIFAILMGLGNLFGVGGGTYISRLLGAKDYSKSKFVSSFSVYGGIVLGLIVILLTLPFSDQIATLLGARGETLAFTSNYLKVMFLSAPFVILFFILEQFARAVGAPIISMVGMLISVGLNIILDPILIFGFHLDVVGAALGTAISNIAAALFFIIYFMRNNDVVSLNIKFAKPTKQILTETFKIGIPAFLMSILMGFTGLVLNLFLSHYGNFAIASYGISFRLVQVPELIIMGLCEGVVPLIAYNFMANKTRMKDVIKMVIASIGVIFIICMVAVFTVGHHLIGLFSTDHAIIEMATFILKVTMTSLLLNGIGFLFTGMLQATGQGRGATIMAILQGVVIIPVLFIMNGLFGLTGVIWSLLIAETICAIASMLIVYALRDRLTVDTSQLVEG, from the coding sequence ATGAAAGATGAACAATTATATTATTTTGAAAAATCACCTATATTCAAAGCCATGATGCACTTCTCATTACCTATGATGATTGGTACATTACTCAGTGTTATTTATGGTATTTTAAACATCTATTTTATCGGTTTCCTAGGAGACAGCCATATGATTTCTGCTATTTCACTTACATTGCCTATTTTCGCAATATTGATGGGACTTGGTAATTTATTTGGTGTCGGCGGCGGAACCTATATTTCTCGATTACTCGGCGCGAAGGATTATAGCAAAAGCAAGTTTGTCAGCAGTTTCTCAGTTTACGGAGGAATTGTCCTCGGACTTATCGTCATTCTATTAACTTTACCTTTCAGCGATCAGATAGCAACTCTATTAGGTGCTAGAGGAGAAACATTAGCTTTTACAAGCAACTATCTAAAAGTCATGTTTTTAAGCGCACCTTTTGTCATCTTATTCTTTATCTTAGAACAATTTGCTCGAGCAGTCGGTGCCCCTATTATCTCAATGGTCGGTATGTTGATTAGTGTGGGACTAAACATTATTTTAGATCCTATCTTGATTTTCGGTTTCCATTTAGATGTTGTCGGTGCAGCACTTGGTACAGCTATTTCTAATATAGCAGCTGCATTATTCTTCATCATTTACTTCATGAGAAATAATGATGTCGTTTCATTAAATATTAAGTTTGCTAAACCAACCAAACAAATTTTAACAGAAACTTTTAAAATCGGTATTCCTGCATTTTTAATGAGTATACTTATGGGCTTCACTGGTTTAGTTTTGAATTTATTCTTATCTCATTACGGTAACTTCGCAATCGCAAGCTATGGTATTTCTTTCAGACTCGTTCAAGTACCAGAACTCATTATTATGGGACTATGTGAAGGCGTTGTACCTTTAATCGCCTATAACTTTATGGCAAATAAAACACGTATGAAAGACGTCATTAAAATGGTAATTGCATCCATTGGTGTTATATTCATCATTTGTATGGTAGCAGTATTTACAGTCGGCCATCACCTCATTGGTCTCTTTTCAACAGACCACGCTATTATTGAAATGGCTACATTCATCTTAAAAGTAACAATGACTTCGTTATTATTAAATGGTATCGGCTTCTTATTTACTGGGATGCTGCAAGCTACTGGACAAGGCAGAGGTGCAACAATTATGGCCATACTTCAAGGTGTCGTAATTATACCTGTATTATTTATTATGAATGGTTTATTCGGTTTAACAGGTGTCATTTGGTCACTCTTAATCGCTGAAACTATCTGTGCGATTGCTTCTATGCTCATTGTATATGCACTGCGCGATCGTCTTACCGTGGATACTTCTCAATTAGTAGAAGGTTAA
- a CDS encoding MarR family winged helix-turn-helix transcriptional regulator has product MEFTYSYLFRMLSHEMKQKADQKLEQYDITNEQGHALGYLYAHQQDGLTQNDIAHALQRTRPTVSSLLKNLERKKLIYRYVDAKDSRSKNIGLTTSGIKLVEAFTSIFDEMEKTMEAQFTAEENKTMKENLVKMLSSLQQ; this is encoded by the coding sequence ATGGAATTTACTTATTCCTATCTATTTAGAATGTTAAGTCATGAAATGAAGCAAAAAGCCGATCAAAAATTAGAACAATATGATATTACAAACGAACAAGGCCATGCACTTGGCTACCTATATGCACATCAACAAGACGGCCTGACACAAAATGATATTGCGCATGCACTACAGCGCACACGTCCAACTGTCAGCAGTTTGCTGAAAAATCTAGAACGTAAAAAGCTGATTTACCGCTATGTAGACGCTAAAGATTCTCGCAGTAAGAACATTGGTTTAACAACATCAGGAATCAAATTAGTAGAAGCTTTCACCTCTATTTTTGATGAGATGGAAAAAACGATGGAAGCGCAATTCACTGCAGAAGAAAATAAAACAATGAAAGAAAACTTAGTAAAAATGCTATCTAGTTTACAGCAATAA